Proteins from a single region of Pseudomonas sp. 10S4:
- a CDS encoding sensor domain-containing diguanylate cyclase: protein MPLRSPLYSQRSLVLTLIALLGAGFLATSFLSYYASRASIRDNIVNTELPLTSDTVYSEIQKDLVRPILISSMMSRDTFMRDWVVNGEHDPDQMTRYLNEVMTHYGAYTAFFVSNSSLTYYHAKGVLKQIKADEPRDAWYFRVRDMKEPYEINVDPDMANKDNLTFFINYKVYDYKDQFIGAAGVGLTVDAVIKLIDKYQQRYQRSVYFVDTFGRLVLTGADGGPQGARAGQSLGELDSMKGLVSQLPKPHSGSYEYSVQGQGHFLNVRFIPELNWYLFVDKREDGALSEIRQSLYLNLLICLVVTLIVLALLNRVIHRYQSKIQAQATLDSLTELPNRRGFDLLAAQAMHEARREPKPLTALLLDLDHFKVLNDTYGHLAGDQVLIGFARDLESCLRHSDIVCRWGGEEFIVLLKDTDGETGQKIAEKIRQHVQKQRYAYNGKELQLTVSIGLTTLQPDETLHTLLSRADHAMYRAKQAGRNRTCVEMPHSAYE from the coding sequence ATGCCGCTTCGCTCGCCGCTGTATTCCCAACGTTCGTTGGTCCTCACACTGATTGCGTTGCTGGGCGCCGGTTTCCTCGCCACGTCCTTCCTCAGTTACTACGCCTCGCGAGCGTCAATCCGCGACAACATCGTTAACACCGAATTGCCGCTGACATCCGACACGGTCTACTCGGAAATCCAGAAAGACCTCGTCAGACCTATCCTGATTTCCTCGATGATGTCCCGCGACACCTTCATGCGCGACTGGGTCGTAAACGGCGAGCACGACCCGGACCAGATGACTCGCTACCTCAACGAGGTCATGACCCACTACGGCGCCTACACCGCGTTTTTCGTCTCCAATAGCAGCCTGACCTACTACCACGCCAAAGGCGTACTCAAGCAGATCAAAGCCGACGAACCGCGGGACGCCTGGTACTTCCGCGTTCGCGACATGAAAGAGCCCTACGAGATCAACGTCGATCCGGACATGGCCAACAAGGACAACCTGACGTTCTTCATCAACTACAAGGTCTATGACTACAAGGACCAGTTCATCGGCGCTGCAGGCGTTGGTCTGACAGTCGATGCGGTGATCAAGCTGATCGACAAGTACCAGCAGCGCTATCAGCGCAGCGTGTACTTCGTCGACACCTTCGGCCGGCTGGTGCTCACGGGGGCCGACGGTGGCCCGCAAGGTGCGCGGGCTGGCCAAAGCCTGGGGGAACTCGACAGCATGAAAGGCCTGGTCAGCCAATTGCCCAAACCCCACAGCGGCAGCTACGAATATTCCGTCCAGGGTCAGGGCCATTTCCTCAACGTGCGATTCATTCCCGAGCTGAACTGGTACCTGTTCGTCGACAAACGCGAAGACGGCGCCCTCAGCGAAATCCGCCAATCGCTGTACCTCAACCTGCTGATCTGCCTGGTCGTCACGCTGATTGTGCTGGCCCTGCTCAACCGGGTGATCCATCGCTATCAGAGCAAAATTCAGGCTCAAGCCACCCTCGACAGCCTGACCGAACTGCCCAACCGCCGGGGCTTCGACCTGCTGGCCGCACAAGCGATGCACGAAGCCCGGCGCGAACCGAAACCGCTGACCGCGTTGCTGCTGGACCTGGACCATTTCAAAGTATTGAACGACACCTACGGCCACTTGGCCGGCGATCAGGTGCTGATCGGTTTCGCCCGGGATCTGGAGAGTTGCCTGCGCCATTCCGACATCGTCTGCCGTTGGGGCGGTGAGGAATTTATCGTGCTGCTCAAGGACACCGACGGTGAGACCGGTCAGAAAATCGCCGAGAAAATCCGTCAGCATGTGCAAAAACAGCGTTATGCCTACAACGGCAAGGAGCTGCAACTGACGGTGAGCATCGGCCTGACCACCCTGCAACCGGATGAAACCTTGCACACGCTGCTGTCCCGGGCCGATCATGCGATGTACCGGGCCAAACAAGCCGGCCGCAACCGCACCTGCGTGGAAATGCCTCACTCCGCTTATGAATAA
- a CDS encoding pseudouridine synthase, whose protein sequence is MRVDRFLSNLPRFNRKQVRLLLVEKRVRIDAKVVSDPHAEVLEFSRVEVDDEVLQVGKPARYFMLNKPPGCVSATRDPQHPTVLDLIHEPDKDDLHIAGRLDFNTTGLMIITNDGSWSRRLTQPQTKLPKVYYVETEQDIGPEYAIKFTEGLYFAFEDLTTQPAELVLLGPKSARLGIVEGRYHQVKRMFGHFDNKVLHLHRESMGPLLLDNALKPGEYRALRTEEIQLI, encoded by the coding sequence ATGCGTGTCGACCGTTTCCTCAGCAACCTGCCGCGCTTCAACCGTAAGCAGGTTCGTCTGTTGCTGGTGGAAAAACGCGTGCGGATCGACGCAAAAGTCGTCAGCGACCCGCATGCCGAGGTGCTGGAGTTCAGTCGCGTGGAAGTCGACGATGAAGTGCTGCAAGTCGGTAAACCGGCGCGCTACTTCATGCTGAACAAGCCGCCCGGCTGCGTCAGCGCCACCCGCGATCCGCAACACCCGACTGTGCTCGACCTGATCCATGAGCCGGACAAGGACGACCTGCACATCGCCGGTCGCCTGGACTTCAACACCACCGGCCTGATGATCATCACCAACGACGGCAGCTGGTCGCGCCGCCTGACCCAACCCCAGACCAAACTACCGAAGGTCTATTACGTCGAGACCGAACAGGACATTGGCCCGGAGTATGCGATCAAGTTCACCGAGGGTCTGTATTTCGCCTTCGAGGATCTCACCACCCAACCCGCTGAACTGGTCCTGCTGGGGCCAAAGTCCGCGCGGCTGGGCATCGTCGAAGGCCGGTATCACCAGGTGAAGCGCATGTTCGGCCACTTTGACAACAAGGTGCTGCACCTGCACCGCGAAAGCATGGGCCCGCTGCTGCTCGATAACGCGCTAAAACCGGGCGAGTACCGTGCGTTGCGCACCGAAGAGATCCAATTGATCTAA
- a CDS encoding ABC transporter ATP-binding protein translates to MSFITVKNVWQQYADQVVLEGLNLNVNEGEFCTLVGASGCGKSTFLRLLLGQEKASRGEILLDGQALAGEPDSSRGVVFQRYSVFPHLSVLDNVALGLELPRSPLLGRLFGSAKKDAREQASVLLHKVGLGHSLDKYPAQLSGGMQQRLAIAQALIMKPRVLLLDEPFGALDPGIRKDMHQLLLELWRETQLTVFMVTHDLSEGFTLGTRLLVFDKVRIDPHAPGAYGARITYDIPLNSDRRAHRAAVDALPIELAGTLRTA, encoded by the coding sequence ATGAGCTTCATCACCGTGAAAAACGTCTGGCAGCAGTACGCCGATCAGGTCGTCCTCGAAGGTCTGAACCTGAACGTCAACGAGGGTGAGTTCTGCACCTTGGTCGGCGCTTCGGGTTGCGGCAAGTCGACCTTCCTGCGCTTGCTGCTGGGTCAGGAAAAAGCCAGTCGCGGCGAGATTTTGTTGGACGGCCAAGCCCTGGCCGGCGAACCGGACTCAAGCCGTGGCGTGGTGTTCCAGCGCTACTCGGTGTTCCCGCACCTGAGCGTGCTGGACAACGTCGCCCTCGGCCTCGAACTGCCGCGCTCGCCACTGCTCGGGCGCTTGTTCGGCAGCGCTAAAAAAGACGCCCGCGAACAGGCTTCAGTGTTGCTGCACAAGGTCGGCCTCGGCCACTCGCTGGACAAGTACCCAGCGCAGCTCTCCGGCGGCATGCAGCAACGGCTGGCCATCGCCCAGGCGTTGATCATGAAGCCGCGCGTGTTGCTGCTCGACGAACCGTTCGGCGCCCTCGATCCGGGCATCCGCAAAGACATGCATCAGTTGCTGCTGGAGCTGTGGCGCGAGACGCAACTGACGGTGTTCATGGTCACCCATGACCTGTCCGAAGGCTTCACCCTCGGCACGCGGCTGCTGGTGTTCGACAAGGTCCGCATCGACCCGCACGCCCCCGGCGCCTATGGCGCGCGCATCACCTACGACATCCCTTTGAACAGCGACCGCCGCGCCCATCGCGCCGCCGTCGATGCCTTGCCGATTGAATTGGCAGGCACGCTTCGCACCGCTTAA
- the atzF gene encoding allophanate hydrolase, translating into MNFNLQLDALRSAYRDRHTTPRQLLLSLRDKAAALNPDYHLFIHLLSVEELEPYLAALDGCDVDSLPLYGVPFAIKDNIDLAGIPTTAACPAFAYVPERSATIVEQLLALGAIPLGKTNLDQFATGLNGSRSPYGACPNSVLPEYPSGGSSAGSSLAVALGVASFSLGTDTAGSGRVPAALNNLVGLKATKGLISTGGVVPACRTLDCVTTFTATAREASQLLALTAHLDPRDAYSRSNPSLNDGSAFGAPRPFRFGVPRAQDLEFFGCPEGPLLFGDAIDQLKVLGGEAVELDLSPFLEAARLLYEGPWVAERYSVAGELMEQNPEAVLPVIRAVLAKAPAVSGVQTFRAQYRLQTLKALCDQALEGLDCVLTPTIGRPVTLAELAAEPVLRNSELGYYTNFMNLLDYAAVAVPSGFMGNGLPWGVTLFGRAFTDQYLLSVADGLQRLQGLAAPTPTVIARNDRARLVVCGAHLEGLALNWQLKQRGGRLVETTFSSPDYQLYALAGGPPFRPGMVRVKEGGVAIAVEVWELPSSELGSFLTGIPAPLGLGKVQLADGRWESGFICEGYGLEGAVDISRLGGWRAYLKSLG; encoded by the coding sequence ATGAACTTCAATCTGCAACTCGACGCCCTGCGTAGCGCCTATCGCGACCGCCACACCACGCCTCGGCAACTGTTGCTGAGCCTGCGGGACAAAGCCGCGGCGCTGAACCCGGATTATCACCTGTTCATCCACTTGCTCAGTGTCGAGGAACTGGAGCCGTACCTCGCCGCGCTCGACGGTTGCGATGTCGACAGCCTGCCGCTGTACGGCGTGCCGTTCGCGATCAAGGACAACATCGATCTGGCAGGCATTCCGACCACGGCGGCGTGCCCGGCGTTTGCCTATGTGCCGGAGCGTTCGGCAACCATCGTCGAGCAGTTGCTGGCGCTGGGGGCAATTCCGCTGGGCAAGACCAATCTCGACCAGTTCGCCACGGGGCTGAATGGCAGTCGCTCACCTTATGGCGCCTGCCCGAACAGCGTGTTGCCGGAGTATCCGTCGGGCGGTTCCAGTGCCGGATCTTCGTTGGCAGTGGCGTTGGGTGTGGCGAGTTTTTCCCTCGGGACGGACACCGCGGGCTCGGGCCGGGTGCCGGCGGCGCTGAATAATCTGGTCGGTTTGAAAGCCACCAAAGGACTGATCTCCACGGGCGGCGTGGTGCCGGCGTGTCGCACGCTTGATTGCGTCACGACCTTCACCGCCACGGCTCGGGAGGCCAGTCAGTTGCTGGCGCTGACGGCGCACCTCGATCCACGGGACGCCTACAGTCGCAGCAATCCGTCATTGAATGATGGCTCGGCATTCGGTGCGCCGCGTCCGTTTCGTTTCGGCGTGCCCCGTGCCCAGGACCTGGAGTTTTTCGGTTGCCCTGAAGGCCCGCTGTTGTTCGGCGATGCCATCGACCAACTCAAAGTCTTGGGCGGTGAAGCGGTGGAGTTGGATCTGTCGCCATTCCTGGAAGCGGCGCGATTGCTCTATGAAGGTCCGTGGGTGGCCGAACGCTACAGCGTGGCCGGCGAATTGATGGAGCAAAACCCGGAAGCGGTGCTCCCGGTGATTCGCGCGGTGCTGGCCAAGGCCCCGGCGGTGAGCGGCGTGCAGACTTTCCGCGCGCAGTATCGACTGCAAACCTTGAAGGCGCTGTGCGACCAGGCACTGGAAGGCCTCGATTGCGTGCTGACACCGACCATCGGTCGCCCGGTGACGTTGGCGGAACTGGCCGCCGAGCCGGTGCTGCGCAATTCGGAGTTGGGCTACTACACCAACTTCATGAACCTGCTCGACTACGCCGCCGTCGCCGTGCCCAGCGGTTTCATGGGCAATGGTTTGCCGTGGGGTGTGACGCTGTTTGGCCGGGCGTTTACCGATCAGTATCTGTTGAGCGTGGCGGATGGGTTGCAGCGTCTGCAAGGTTTGGCTGCGCCGACGCCGACAGTGATTGCCCGCAATGATCGCGCAAGGCTGGTGGTGTGTGGCGCGCATCTGGAGGGGCTCGCGTTGAACTGGCAACTGAAGCAGCGCGGCGGGCGGTTGGTCGAGACGACGTTCAGTTCGCCGGACTATCAACTGTATGCCTTGGCCGGCGGTCCGCCGTTTCGTCCGGGGATGGTGCGGGTGAAGGAGGGTGGCGTGGCGATTGCGGTGGAGGTGTGGGAATTGCCGAGCAGTGAGTTGGGGTCGTTCTTGACCGGGATTCCGGCGCCGCTGGGGTTGGGCAAAGTGCAGCTCGCGGATGGGCGGTGGGAGAGTGGGTTTATTTGTGAGGGTTATGGATTGGAGGGGGCGGTGGATATCAGTCGTTTGGGTGGGTGGCGTGCTTATCTGAAAAGCCTTGGCTGA
- a CDS encoding urea amidolyase associated protein UAAP2 → MSLAIATTHQLPETAIYRATIPAGEPWLMEVKAGQTLRILDLEGNQAVDTLFYSVANPKERYDVQRTLRRQNSVYLSTGSVLYSNLGKPMLTLVADTCGRHDTLGGACAQESNTVRYALEKRYMHSCRDNYLRACVHDGRLGKGDIGPNINFFMNVPVTADGGLTFEDGISAPGKYVDLRAEMDVIVLISNCPQLNNPCNAYNPTPAELLVWN, encoded by the coding sequence ATGTCACTCGCCATCGCTACCACTCATCAGCTGCCAGAAACTGCGATCTACCGCGCCACCATCCCCGCCGGGGAACCCTGGCTGATGGAGGTCAAGGCCGGCCAGACCTTGCGCATCCTCGACCTGGAAGGCAATCAAGCGGTCGATACCTTGTTCTACAGCGTCGCCAATCCGAAGGAACGCTACGACGTGCAACGCACGCTGCGCCGGCAAAACAGCGTCTACCTCAGCACCGGCAGCGTGCTCTATTCCAACCTCGGCAAACCGATGCTGACCCTCGTCGCCGACACTTGCGGGCGCCACGACACCCTCGGCGGCGCCTGCGCCCAAGAGAGCAACACCGTGCGTTATGCGTTGGAGAAACGCTACATGCACAGCTGCCGCGACAACTACCTGCGGGCCTGCGTCCACGACGGGCGACTCGGTAAGGGCGACATCGGACCGAACATCAACTTCTTCATGAACGTGCCGGTCACCGCCGACGGTGGGCTGACCTTTGAAGACGGGATTTCGGCGCCGGGCAAATACGTTGATTTGCGGGCGGAGATGGACGTGATTGTGCTGATTTCGAATTGCCCGCAATTGAACAATCCGTGCAATGCCTACAACCCGACACCTGCGGAGTTACTGGTATGGAACTGA
- a CDS encoding short-chain dehydrogenase, which translates to MNEYMALTSNADDLPSLFVNTTQPLHSLLSTASYRIRAVTQLLENLAMRGDITSDSVILSDFALLCCVPLRDGYDVLDVIARRLDAE; encoded by the coding sequence ATGAACGAATACATGGCTTTAACCAGCAACGCCGACGATTTACCTTCCCTGTTCGTCAACACCACTCAACCGCTGCACTCCCTGCTCAGCACGGCCAGTTACAGAATCCGGGCTGTGACGCAGCTTCTTGAAAATCTCGCGATGCGAGGCGACATCACGTCTGATTCGGTGATCCTCAGCGATTTTGCATTGCTCTGCTGCGTGCCCTTGCGCGATGGTTACGATGTGCTGGACGTGATTGCTCGACGGCTGGATGCGGAATAG
- a CDS encoding class I SAM-dependent methyltransferase → MTQNIYDDPEFFQGYSQMGRSIGGLNAAPEWPALQSMLPPMKGLKVVDLGCGYGWFSRWASEQGAESVLGLDVSEKMLEQARNTTSAANIQYARADLEHLDLPKGSFDLAYSSLALHYIKDLPGLFANIHAALKPGSRFVFSIEHPIFMAPRNPGWLIDGEGRKRWPLDSYQLEGERVTHWLAKGVIKQHRTVGTLLNTLIAAGFAIRHVNEWGPSDAQVAAQLALAEERERPMMMLVGVER, encoded by the coding sequence ATGACGCAAAACATTTACGACGATCCGGAATTTTTCCAGGGCTATAGCCAGATGGGCCGTTCCATTGGCGGACTAAACGCCGCGCCGGAATGGCCAGCGCTTCAGTCCATGCTGCCGCCGATGAAAGGCTTGAAGGTGGTGGACCTAGGCTGCGGTTACGGCTGGTTCAGCCGTTGGGCCAGTGAGCAAGGTGCTGAAAGCGTGCTCGGTCTCGATGTGTCGGAGAAGATGCTGGAACAGGCGCGCAACACGACTTCTGCCGCCAACATCCAATACGCCCGCGCCGACCTTGAACATCTCGACTTGCCCAAGGGAAGTTTCGATCTGGCCTACAGCTCTCTGGCGCTGCACTACATCAAGGATCTTCCGGGGCTGTTCGCCAATATCCACGCGGCCCTGAAGCCCGGTTCGCGCTTTGTGTTTTCCATTGAGCATCCGATCTTCATGGCACCGCGTAATCCGGGGTGGTTGATTGATGGTGAAGGTCGCAAGCGTTGGCCGCTGGACAGTTATCAACTGGAAGGCGAGCGGGTGACTCATTGGCTGGCTAAAGGCGTGATCAAGCAGCACCGAACGGTGGGGACTTTGTTGAATACATTGATTGCGGCGGGGTTCGCGATTCGGCATGTCAATGAATGGGGGCCGAGTGATGCGCAGGTCGCCGCGCAGCTGGCGCTGGCTGAGGAGCGTGAGCGGCCGATGATGATGCTGGTGGGGGTTGAGCGCTGA
- a CDS encoding urea amidolyase associated protein UAAP1, whose amino-acid sequence MTDSTRLFPPFAEEMLPGGGHRSFVLKRGQLLRLTDLRGGANVSLTLLNANEKTERLNLPDSLKCQHTAKLTSGHCLYSDMGRVLAAITADTCGWSDSLGGVLCAEEVAEKYGQGRYQELRNGFFRNGTDNLLVELGKWGLGLSDLLMTLNLFSRVNVDEAGRFHFVEGNSKAGDYIELYAPMDTLVVLTALQHPMDPSPDYAPKPLKLSWMNADASVAEHCRTSRPENERGFINTDRLFA is encoded by the coding sequence ATGACTGATTCGACCCGACTGTTCCCGCCCTTCGCCGAGGAAATGCTCCCTGGCGGCGGCCATCGTTCCTTCGTTTTGAAGCGCGGCCAATTGCTGCGCCTGACCGACCTGCGCGGCGGTGCAAATGTCAGCCTGACGCTGCTCAACGCCAATGAAAAAACCGAACGCCTGAACCTGCCCGACAGCCTCAAATGCCAACACACCGCCAAGCTCACCAGCGGCCATTGTTTGTACTCGGACATGGGCCGGGTGCTGGCGGCGATCACCGCCGACACGTGCGGCTGGAGTGACAGCCTCGGTGGTGTTTTGTGTGCTGAAGAAGTCGCAGAAAAATACGGCCAGGGCCGTTATCAGGAGCTGCGCAACGGCTTTTTCCGCAACGGCACTGACAACCTGCTGGTGGAACTGGGCAAGTGGGGTCTGGGCCTGTCGGACTTGCTGATGACCCTCAACCTGTTCAGCCGGGTGAACGTCGATGAGGCCGGGCGTTTCCACTTCGTCGAAGGCAATTCCAAGGCTGGCGACTACATCGAGCTGTATGCGCCGATGGACACGCTGGTGGTGCTCACCGCGCTGCAACATCCGATGGACCCGTCGCCGGACTACGCGCCGAAACCACTGAAGCTGAGCTGGATGAACGCAGACGCCAGTGTCGCCGAACATTGCCGCACCTCGCGCCCGGAAAACGAGCGCGGCTTTATCAACACCGACCGTTTGTTCGCCTGA
- a CDS encoding alpha/beta fold hydrolase: MRPEIAVLDIQGQYRVYTEFYRADAAEKTIILVNGSMATTASFAQTVKNLHPQFNVVCYDQPYAGKSKAHNLHEKLLTKEVEGQILLELIDHFAAEHVLSFSWGGAATLVALAHQPRRIEKAVISSFSPEINEHMRDYLERGVDYLGSRDGDRVGNLVNSTIGKHLPSLFKRFNYRHVSSLAEHEYGQMHFHISDLLHSDRQCFLKAAEKINVPVLFMNGEWDEYTAAEGARLFANHVQHATFSTLQATGHFLDMEHKAACRDSQNALLGFLKPAQHTSRPRYHYVQDQHALAI, from the coding sequence ATGAGGCCAGAAATCGCTGTGCTGGATATACAGGGTCAGTATCGGGTTTACACGGAGTTCTATCGCGCAGACGCCGCAGAGAAGACCATTATTCTCGTCAACGGCTCGATGGCCACGACTGCGTCGTTTGCTCAGACCGTGAAAAACCTACACCCGCAGTTCAACGTGGTTTGCTACGACCAGCCCTACGCGGGCAAGTCAAAAGCCCACAACCTGCATGAGAAATTGCTGACCAAGGAAGTCGAAGGGCAGATCTTGCTGGAGCTGATCGACCACTTCGCCGCTGAACACGTGCTGTCGTTTTCCTGGGGTGGCGCCGCGACCCTGGTCGCCCTCGCCCACCAGCCACGGCGCATTGAAAAAGCCGTGATCAGCTCGTTCTCCCCGGAGATCAACGAGCACATGCGCGACTACCTGGAACGCGGCGTCGATTACCTCGGCAGCCGGGACGGCGACCGGGTCGGCAACCTGGTGAACAGCACCATCGGCAAACACTTGCCGTCGCTGTTCAAGCGCTTCAACTATCGCCACGTGAGCAGCCTGGCTGAACACGAATACGGGCAGATGCACTTCCACATCAGCGACCTGCTGCACAGCGACCGCCAGTGCTTCCTCAAGGCTGCCGAAAAAATCAACGTGCCGGTGCTGTTCATGAACGGCGAATGGGACGAATACACCGCCGCCGAAGGCGCCCGGCTATTCGCCAACCACGTGCAACACGCCACCTTCAGCACCTTGCAAGCCACCGGGCACTTTCTCGACATGGAACACAAAGCCGCCTGCCGAGACAGCCAAAACGCACTGCTGGGCTTCCTGAAACCGGCGCAACACACCAGCCGACCGCGTTACCACTACGTCCAGGACCAACATGCACTGGCAATCTGA
- a CDS encoding cysteine-rich CWC family protein has translation MKLNKKPDLCPACGAPNDCSLANPRTADRACWCYGVSIDPAVLEALPAELRDISCLCPRCAQVEVQLQAAARPIT, from the coding sequence ATGAAGCTGAATAAGAAACCTGACCTCTGCCCGGCCTGCGGCGCCCCCAACGACTGCAGCCTGGCCAACCCGCGAACCGCCGACCGCGCCTGCTGGTGCTACGGCGTGAGCATCGACCCGGCGGTACTCGAAGCGCTGCCGGCCGAGTTGCGCGATATTTCCTGCCTGTGCCCACGCTGCGCGCAGGTCGAGGTGCAGTTGCAAGCAGCGGCCCGGCCGATCACGTAA
- the tam gene encoding trans-aconitate 2-methyltransferase yields MSWSAKQYVAFEDERTRPARDLLAAIPPIDARSAIDIGCGPGNSTELLVERFGNAIVRGVDSSADMIEAARKRLPEVQFDTVDIGTWNDSGPFDVIFANAVLQWLPDHATLLPSLASRLTKGGSLAIQMPDNLNEPSHRLMREVAANGPWASKLADAAGQRTEMASASAYYSMLRPHCKRVDVWRTTYHHPLAGGASGVVEWFKGSGLRPFLDPLDEGERAQYLKQYLAAIEQAYPALEDGTVLLPFPRLFIVATL; encoded by the coding sequence ATGAGTTGGTCCGCCAAACAATACGTCGCTTTTGAAGATGAACGCACCCGCCCGGCCCGCGACCTGCTCGCGGCCATCCCGCCCATAGACGCGCGCTCGGCCATCGACATCGGCTGCGGCCCTGGCAACTCAACCGAGCTGCTGGTTGAACGCTTCGGCAATGCCATCGTGCGTGGTGTGGACAGTTCGGCCGACATGATCGAAGCCGCCCGCAAGCGCCTGCCTGAAGTGCAGTTCGATACCGTAGACATCGGAACCTGGAACGATAGCGGCCCGTTCGACGTGATCTTCGCCAACGCGGTGTTGCAGTGGCTGCCCGATCACGCAACGTTACTGCCGTCGTTGGCCTCTCGATTGACCAAGGGCGGCAGCCTGGCCATCCAGATGCCCGACAACCTCAACGAACCGTCCCATCGCCTGATGCGCGAAGTCGCCGCCAATGGCCCGTGGGCCAGCAAACTGGCGGACGCCGCCGGGCAACGCACGGAAATGGCCAGTGCCAGCGCTTACTACTCGATGCTGCGGCCGCACTGCAAGCGCGTCGATGTGTGGCGCACGACCTACCACCATCCGCTGGCGGGCGGTGCTTCGGGCGTGGTGGAGTGGTTCAAGGGCAGTGGGTTGCGGCCGTTTCTCGATCCGCTGGATGAGGGCGAGCGGGCGCAGTATCTGAAGCAATATCTGGCGGCGATTGAACAGGCTTATCCAGCGTTGGAGGATGGGACCGTGTTGTTGCCGTTTCCGCGGTTGTTCATTGTTGCGACCCTGTGA